Proteins encoded by one window of Actinocorallia herbida:
- a CDS encoding NACHT domain-containing protein, which translates to MSWTLRTFFGAASAVATSVAANQILTDKGFAWNWAYPAMAAAFLTLLLGEAAAVATGSSVHPAGTVRGRYLRQLRASVRDMETSGLATPGDYVLRMRQVYVDVALRHGQRPATPPEERTGLRLAAPGRRPLSDFLAAAGAVYAVLGAPGSGKTTLVRHTARVMSGRSRLLPFFRIPVLLYLRGHAAAILAEDAPGLPDIAAGAPWLRGAVPASWLERRLARGRCVVLLDGLDEVADAGDRSRVVAWVDDQIRRYPGNTFVVTSRPHGYVGDPLPNAEVLQVQRFTGDQVSRFLHSWYRATERRARGSGGRAVREAADGKADNLIAQLQRKIALYDLTANPLLLTMIAHVHQYRGSLPGTRAALYAEMCDVLLHRRQESKHLDDPIGLSGAQKETVAAHLAFHMMREGRRDIPTGIAAEVVTGPLAQVSDRRGISARFLTELTRNGLLVQHEEGSYAFAHLTLQEYLAAAHLREHGHLLPMLTDGVDDPWLRETALLWASRSDATPVVEACLESGSVRALTLAFDCLDEARQVDPVVRARLLALLNQEGDLTPEHRRLIDAVYASRALQDVVLLEGDVKLHPRPVTEDLWQRFRNARSPHPVHRPAQDPGAGHAHPTAHETAAFLDWLNSLFDDGTTYRPPSPQTLTGPGFAALSSPPRHTRWASTSGGGLVLLRPDKTPWPYTPSRTRLAEFPGLLSRELSPFRDFQHLLGPGSKVPALRRLLEYGEVHARHGRGSAAWMIVTALEAAATLAAAVESGVYQSGGLPILWERVNVLCRSISFPVDSYDFPDDSFASSTQRFHQLMQAAVETRHRLGSPYYMSDEHWTITWIPKGGRPNSAQAVDVLLKACEDLNHRLPGAGLIPPDHAQLDITAWPVIEPSFPDPSPFFPVAEALNRTRKLVRSYPGLGHDLLIDLHACAYTLLYPLGGQGASESLRRDWSEIRPAGPPTADPWSLLRGLIETEEPYGVSDAQREIPFLVSAEKLACLEPSGIDRVDTHRRVLAAALLTAAHTHGVRHDEHGLKKALASVIHSLLALTPEATPANELLYLMHG; encoded by the coding sequence GTGAGCTGGACGCTCCGGACGTTCTTCGGCGCGGCCTCGGCCGTCGCCACCTCGGTCGCGGCCAACCAGATCCTCACCGACAAGGGCTTCGCCTGGAACTGGGCCTATCCCGCCATGGCCGCGGCCTTCCTCACCCTGCTCCTCGGCGAGGCCGCCGCGGTCGCCACCGGCAGCAGCGTCCACCCCGCCGGGACGGTCCGCGGACGCTACCTGCGCCAGCTCCGCGCCTCGGTCCGCGACATGGAGACCTCCGGGCTCGCCACGCCCGGCGACTACGTGCTGCGCATGCGGCAGGTGTACGTCGACGTGGCTCTACGGCACGGCCAGCGCCCGGCCACCCCGCCCGAGGAGCGCACCGGGCTGCGGCTCGCCGCACCGGGCCGCAGGCCGCTGTCGGACTTCCTCGCGGCGGCCGGCGCGGTCTACGCGGTGCTCGGCGCCCCCGGCTCCGGCAAGACGACCCTGGTACGGCACACCGCCCGGGTGATGTCCGGAAGATCGCGCCTGCTGCCGTTCTTCCGTATCCCGGTGCTGCTGTACCTGCGCGGCCACGCCGCGGCGATCCTCGCCGAGGACGCGCCGGGCCTTCCCGACATCGCGGCCGGGGCGCCCTGGCTGCGCGGCGCGGTGCCCGCCTCCTGGCTGGAACGGAGGCTCGCCCGCGGCCGGTGCGTCGTCCTGCTCGACGGCCTCGACGAGGTCGCCGACGCGGGCGACCGGAGCCGGGTCGTCGCCTGGGTCGACGACCAGATCCGCCGCTACCCCGGCAACACGTTCGTCGTCACCTCGCGGCCGCACGGCTACGTCGGCGACCCGCTGCCGAACGCCGAGGTGCTCCAGGTCCAGCGGTTCACCGGCGACCAGGTCTCCCGGTTCCTGCACTCCTGGTACCGCGCGACCGAGCGGCGGGCGCGCGGCAGCGGCGGCCGGGCGGTGCGCGAGGCCGCCGACGGCAAGGCCGACAACCTGATCGCCCAGCTGCAGCGGAAGATCGCGCTCTACGACCTCACCGCCAACCCCCTGCTCCTCACCATGATCGCCCACGTGCACCAGTACCGGGGCTCGCTACCCGGGACCCGGGCCGCGCTCTACGCGGAGATGTGCGACGTCCTGCTGCACCGCAGGCAGGAGAGCAAGCACCTGGATGACCCGATCGGCCTCTCCGGCGCGCAGAAGGAGACCGTCGCGGCGCACCTCGCCTTCCACATGATGCGGGAAGGGCGGCGCGACATCCCGACCGGGATCGCCGCCGAGGTCGTCACCGGGCCCCTCGCCCAGGTGAGCGACCGGCGCGGGATCTCGGCGCGGTTCCTCACCGAGCTCACCCGCAACGGCCTACTGGTGCAGCACGAAGAGGGCTCCTACGCCTTCGCCCACCTGACCCTCCAGGAGTACCTCGCCGCCGCTCACCTCCGCGAGCACGGCCACCTGCTCCCGATGCTGACGGACGGCGTGGACGACCCGTGGCTCCGCGAGACGGCCCTCCTGTGGGCCAGCAGGAGCGACGCGACCCCCGTCGTGGAGGCCTGTCTCGAATCGGGCTCCGTCCGCGCGCTCACCCTGGCCTTCGACTGTCTCGACGAGGCCCGCCAGGTCGACCCCGTGGTGCGCGCCCGCCTTCTCGCGCTACTGAACCAAGAGGGCGACCTGACCCCCGAGCACCGCCGCCTCATCGACGCCGTCTACGCCTCCCGCGCCCTCCAGGACGTCGTCCTCCTCGAAGGCGACGTCAAGCTCCACCCCCGCCCCGTCACCGAGGACCTGTGGCAGCGCTTCCGCAACGCCCGGTCTCCGCATCCCGTACACCGGCCCGCCCAGGACCCCGGCGCGGGCCACGCCCACCCGACCGCCCACGAGACCGCCGCCTTCCTCGACTGGCTGAACTCCCTGTTCGACGACGGCACCACCTACCGCCCGCCCTCCCCGCAGACCCTCACCGGCCCCGGCTTCGCCGCCCTCTCCTCCCCGCCCCGCCACACCCGCTGGGCCTCCACCTCCGGCGGCGGCCTCGTCCTCCTCCGCCCCGACAAGACCCCGTGGCCTTACACACCGAGCAGAACACGCCTCGCCGAATTCCCGGGGCTGCTCTCCAGGGAGCTCAGCCCGTTCCGCGACTTCCAGCACCTCCTCGGCCCTGGATCCAAGGTTCCGGCGCTTCGGCGGCTCCTCGAATACGGCGAGGTCCACGCGAGGCACGGCCGGGGATCGGCCGCCTGGATGATCGTCACGGCGCTGGAGGCCGCCGCCACCCTCGCGGCCGCCGTCGAGTCCGGGGTCTATCAGTCCGGCGGGCTGCCGATCCTGTGGGAACGGGTGAACGTCCTGTGCCGGTCCATCTCCTTCCCCGTCGACTCGTACGACTTCCCCGACGACTCGTTCGCATCGAGCACGCAGAGGTTCCACCAGCTCATGCAGGCCGCCGTGGAAACCCGCCACAGGCTGGGGTCCCCCTACTACATGAGCGACGAGCACTGGACCATCACGTGGATCCCCAAGGGCGGCCGACCGAACTCCGCGCAGGCGGTCGACGTGCTCCTGAAAGCGTGCGAGGACCTGAACCACCGTCTCCCGGGCGCGGGCCTCATCCCACCGGATCACGCGCAACTGGACATCACCGCATGGCCCGTCATCGAACCCTCCTTCCCGGACCCGTCGCCCTTCTTCCCCGTGGCAGAGGCCCTCAACAGAACCCGCAAGCTCGTGCGGTCGTACCCGGGCCTCGGTCACGACCTGCTGATCGACCTACACGCATGCGCCTACACCCTCCTGTACCCTCTGGGCGGGCAAGGGGCGAGCGAGTCGCTTCGGCGCGACTGGTCCGAGATCCGCCCGGCGGGGCCGCCGACCGCCGACCCCTGGTCCCTGCTGCGGGGACTGATCGAGACCGAGGAACCGTACGGCGTGAGCGACGCCCAACGCGAGATCCCCTTCCTCGTCTCGGCGGAGAAGCTGGCCTGCCTGGAGCCGTCCGGCATCGACCGCGTCGACACGCACCGCCGGGTGCTCGCGGCGGCCCTCCTGACTGCCGCCCACACGCACGGCGTAAGGCACGACGAGCACGGCCTCAAGAAGGCACTCGCCTCCGTCATCCACTCCCTCCTCGCGCTGACGCCCGAGGCCACACCCGCGAACGAACTGCTCTATCTCATGCACGGGTGA
- a CDS encoding MarR family winged helix-turn-helix transcriptional regulator, whose amino-acid sequence MSDELGLGVLLFIPYREMERRVFAALAEAGHTLTPAQARLLARIDPGGSRAVDLAESAQVTKQTAAYLVDQLERAGYVERVPDPTDGRARLIRLTPLAESARPVADAATAAVEAEWLAHLGPRRLAALRATLTRLREITDPFLDH is encoded by the coding sequence GTGTCCGACGAACTCGGTCTGGGAGTGCTGCTGTTCATCCCGTACCGCGAGATGGAACGCCGGGTCTTCGCCGCGCTGGCCGAAGCGGGCCACACCCTGACCCCCGCGCAGGCCCGGCTGCTCGCCCGGATCGACCCGGGCGGTTCCCGCGCCGTCGACCTCGCCGAGTCCGCCCAGGTGACGAAGCAGACCGCGGCCTATCTCGTCGACCAGCTCGAACGCGCCGGCTATGTCGAGCGGGTCCCCGACCCCACCGACGGAAGGGCCCGCCTGATCCGGCTCACCCCGCTGGCCGAATCGGCCCGCCCCGTCGCCGACGCCGCCACCGCCGCCGTCGAAGCCGAATGGCTCGCCCACCTGGGCCCCCGCCGCCTGGCCGCCCTCCGCGCCACCCTCACCCGCCTCCGTGAGATCACGGACCCGTTCCTCGACCACTGA
- a CDS encoding SDR family oxidoreductase, giving the protein MSGTRGVLEGRAGLITGAARGIGRAMALAFAAEGGRVIVGDIDDVEGRRTVSLIQEAGGTAVFVAANAAVNEDLKLLVASVIDHYGRLDWAVNNAGLGSPAAPGADSGPSDWARVMGVGLEGVRSALTHEVEQMRKQGGGGSIVNTAASPRLNVLGGLSPWVAAKSGVLGLTMGAALAYARDGIRVNALSPGRTLTPAVERQMAADPEGARELIETIPMGRLATPEEQAQAALWLCSPLSSYVTGLALNVDGGASIA; this is encoded by the coding sequence GTGAGCGGAACGCGGGGCGTGCTGGAAGGCAGGGCCGGGCTCATCACGGGCGCCGCGCGCGGCATCGGACGGGCGATGGCGCTCGCCTTCGCGGCCGAAGGCGGCCGGGTCATCGTCGGCGACATCGACGACGTCGAGGGACGCCGGACCGTCTCGCTCATCCAGGAGGCGGGCGGCACCGCGGTGTTCGTCGCCGCGAACGCCGCGGTGAACGAGGACCTGAAACTGCTGGTCGCCTCGGTCATCGACCACTACGGGCGGCTCGACTGGGCGGTGAACAACGCAGGACTCGGCTCCCCCGCCGCGCCCGGCGCCGACTCGGGCCCCTCGGACTGGGCCCGGGTGATGGGCGTCGGCCTCGAAGGGGTCCGGTCCGCGCTCACCCACGAGGTCGAGCAGATGCGCAAGCAGGGCGGCGGCGGCTCGATCGTCAACACCGCGGCCTCACCCCGGCTCAACGTGCTCGGCGGGCTGTCGCCGTGGGTCGCCGCCAAATCCGGCGTCCTCGGCCTCACCATGGGCGCCGCGCTCGCCTACGCCCGCGACGGCATCCGCGTCAACGCGCTCAGCCCCGGCCGCACCCTCACCCCCGCCGTCGAACGCCAGATGGCCGCCGACCCGGAAGGCGCCCGAGAGCTCATCGAGACCATCCCCATGGGCCGCCTCGCCACGCCGGAGGAGCAAGCCCAGGCCGCTCTCTGGCTCTGCTCCCCGCTGTCCTCCTACGTCACCGGTCTGGCCCTCAACGTAGACGGCGGCGCCTCCATCGCCTGA
- a CDS encoding DUF397 domain-containing protein, with protein sequence MKNSESPNLRWRKSNHSSGSGDNCVELADLAGAVGVRDSKNPQGDPLVLARPVFVHLARSLRIR encoded by the coding sequence GTGAAGAACAGTGAGAGCCCGAACCTGCGTTGGCGCAAGAGCAACCACAGCAGCGGCTCCGGAGATAACTGCGTCGAGCTCGCCGACCTCGCAGGGGCGGTGGGCGTCCGCGATTCCAAGAACCCGCAGGGCGACCCGCTCGTCCTGGCCCGGCCCGTCTTCGTGCACCTCGCCCGGAGCCTCCGCATCCGCTGA
- a CDS encoding GH25 family lysozyme, with amino-acid sequence MPRVAGSILVATALVAGTVLTGSVAYAAPVAPPNTVPGLDVSYWQGPNVDWKKIADNGAKFAIIRATRGTSSTDNATPYVDPYFARNAAEARKYGIIQGAYHFAGPDKSSGATQANFLVDNGGGWQPDGMSLPGALDMESDPYSTLPKQDGVRVDCYNLTAPQMIAWIKDFSTTYFKRTGRYPMIYSNQNWWKNCTSSPAEPTGTAAFDLTNPLWVANYKDPVKNPAPAMMGGFTKYTFWQFWNGNDKPLFPGDQNLFPGTLAQLRAFAKKADKPVANVGVKVTKNGKYRVGKKASFKVEVTNKGPDASGTTRVYVKFPAKKLKLRSFPKACTKASYGLKCVYPNIPAKGAKTFKVWFTVTKQLKAGSKPTVTLGLQTPGILDPGKPNNTSKTTLPITR; translated from the coding sequence GTGCCGCGCGTCGCCGGAAGCATCCTGGTCGCCACCGCCCTTGTCGCCGGGACCGTTCTGACCGGATCTGTCGCGTACGCCGCGCCGGTGGCACCGCCCAACACCGTTCCCGGCCTGGACGTCAGCTACTGGCAGGGCCCGAACGTCGACTGGAAGAAGATCGCCGACAACGGGGCCAAGTTCGCCATCATCCGGGCGACCCGCGGCACGTCGAGCACCGACAACGCCACCCCGTACGTCGACCCCTACTTCGCGCGGAACGCCGCGGAGGCCCGCAAGTACGGCATCATCCAGGGCGCCTACCACTTCGCCGGCCCCGACAAGTCGTCCGGCGCGACCCAGGCGAACTTCCTCGTCGACAACGGCGGCGGCTGGCAGCCCGACGGCATGTCGCTGCCCGGCGCGCTCGACATGGAGAGCGACCCGTACTCGACGCTGCCGAAGCAGGACGGCGTCCGGGTCGACTGCTACAACCTGACGGCCCCGCAGATGATCGCGTGGATCAAGGACTTCTCCACCACGTACTTCAAGCGCACGGGCCGCTACCCGATGATCTACTCCAACCAGAACTGGTGGAAGAACTGCACGAGTTCGCCCGCCGAGCCGACCGGCACCGCCGCGTTCGACCTGACGAACCCGCTGTGGGTCGCCAACTACAAGGACCCGGTGAAGAACCCGGCCCCGGCCATGATGGGCGGGTTCACCAAGTACACGTTCTGGCAGTTCTGGAACGGCAACGACAAGCCGCTGTTCCCCGGTGACCAGAACCTCTTCCCCGGCACCCTCGCCCAGCTCCGCGCGTTCGCCAAGAAGGCCGACAAGCCGGTCGCCAACGTGGGCGTCAAGGTCACCAAGAACGGCAAGTACCGCGTCGGCAAGAAGGCGTCCTTCAAGGTCGAGGTCACCAACAAGGGCCCCGACGCCAGCGGCACCACCCGCGTGTACGTGAAGTTCCCCGCCAAGAAGCTCAAGCTCCGCAGCTTCCCCAAGGCGTGCACCAAGGCCTCCTACGGCCTCAAGTGCGTCTATCCGAACATTCCCGCCAAGGGCGCCAAGACCTTCAAGGTCTGGTTCACCGTCACCAAGCAGCTCAAGGCGGGCAGCAAGCCCACCGTCACCCTGGGCCTCCAGACCCCCGGCATCCTCGACCCGGGCAAGCCCAACAACACCTCCAAGACCACGCTCCCGATCACCCGCTGA
- a CDS encoding amidase family protein: protein MEEIDPLVPWIEDGPLDPPAPSGGPLDGVRVAVKDNIDVAGWPTGAGNPVWLAEHATPTEDAEVVTRLRRAGASLVGKAHMDELAYSLAGTNIHYGSPRNPLAPGRYTGGSSSGCASAVASGAADVGLGTDTAGSIRVPAAFTGLYALRPSHARVPATGVLPLAPTFDVPAVLARDAVVLARVASALLDPPAQQTCALEWLLLPDDLWAEVPAPVRAAYEPVLGRLRELLKADRTPLFKRPSHWHDAVAAFTTVQGHEAWRLLGPWVESTTPAFGPSVAARFTYASRLTDHDLAPAREKADHAAATLRTRLRGSVLAVPTAPFTPPFLGEEFPRAKLLPYTCLASLAAAPAVTLPLATFDDLPLGLTLISQPSTDEDLLALTRTLASR, encoded by the coding sequence ATGGAGGAGATCGACCCGCTGGTCCCCTGGATCGAAGACGGCCCGCTCGACCCGCCCGCCCCTTCCGGGGGACCCCTGGACGGCGTGCGCGTCGCGGTCAAGGACAACATCGACGTCGCGGGCTGGCCCACGGGCGCGGGCAATCCGGTCTGGCTCGCCGAGCACGCGACGCCCACCGAGGACGCCGAGGTCGTCACCCGGCTCCGCCGGGCAGGGGCGTCCCTCGTGGGCAAGGCCCATATGGACGAGCTGGCTTACAGCCTCGCCGGAACGAACATCCACTACGGCTCGCCCCGCAATCCATTGGCTCCCGGCCGGTACACGGGCGGCTCCTCCAGCGGGTGTGCTTCGGCCGTCGCGTCCGGGGCCGCCGACGTCGGGCTGGGGACGGACACGGCGGGGTCCATCCGGGTCCCTGCGGCCTTCACCGGCCTGTACGCGCTGCGGCCTTCGCACGCGCGCGTGCCCGCCACCGGTGTGCTGCCTCTGGCGCCCACCTTCGACGTCCCCGCTGTGCTCGCAAGGGACGCGGTCGTCTTGGCGCGCGTCGCGTCGGCCCTCCTCGACCCGCCCGCCCAGCAGACGTGCGCGCTGGAGTGGCTGCTCCTGCCCGACGACCTGTGGGCGGAGGTGCCCGCACCCGTCCGGGCCGCGTACGAACCCGTCCTCGGCAGGCTGCGCGAACTGCTCAAGGCCGACCGCACCCCGCTGTTCAAGCGCCCGTCGCACTGGCACGACGCGGTGGCGGCCTTCACCACGGTCCAGGGCCACGAGGCGTGGCGGCTGCTCGGCCCCTGGGTCGAGTCCACCACCCCGGCCTTCGGCCCGTCCGTCGCCGCCCGCTTCACGTACGCGTCACGGCTCACCGACCACGACCTGGCCCCGGCCCGCGAGAAGGCCGACCACGCCGCCGCCACCCTCCGCACCCGCCTCCGCGGCAGCGTCCTGGCCGTCCCCACCGCCCCCTTCACGCCGCCCTTCCTCGGCGAGGAGTTCCCGCGCGCCAAGCTCCTCCCCTACACCTGCCTGGCCTCCCTGGCCGCCGCCCCCGCCGTCACCCTTCCCCTCGCCACCTTCGACGACCTCCCCCTGGGCCTCACCCTCATCTCCCAGCCTTCAACCGACGAAGACCTCCTCGCCCTCACCCGCACCCTCGCGTCCCGCTGA
- a CDS encoding maleylpyruvate isomerase family mycothiol-dependent enzyme, whose protein sequence is MGQQTGTSQSNGMSEAAIWRTIDAERASLAALLDTLTPAQWATPSLCAGWTVREVAAHVGAGPTIRLGPAVLGLLRARGDFDRFVDTTARRDARRPVGELTAIVRASAGSRRLAPGQKLSYALLDVLVHGQDIARPLGVTRDMPLEAARHCADLVYAMGAPFHARKRLAGVRLVATDLPWTAGEGAEAAGPIASLLLLVSGRRAALADLTGPGVAALT, encoded by the coding sequence ATGGGCCAGCAAACCGGAACAAGCCAGAGCAACGGGATGAGCGAGGCGGCGATCTGGCGGACCATCGACGCCGAACGCGCCTCCCTCGCCGCGCTCCTCGACACCCTCACCCCCGCGCAGTGGGCGACCCCGTCCCTGTGCGCGGGCTGGACCGTCCGCGAGGTCGCCGCGCACGTGGGCGCGGGGCCGACCATCCGGCTCGGCCCTGCCGTGCTCGGCCTCCTCCGCGCCCGCGGCGACTTCGACCGCTTCGTCGACACGACGGCCCGCCGCGACGCGCGCCGGCCCGTCGGAGAGCTCACCGCGATCGTGCGCGCCTCCGCCGGCTCCCGGCGTCTCGCCCCAGGCCAGAAGCTGTCTTACGCCCTCCTGGACGTCCTCGTCCACGGGCAGGACATAGCCCGCCCCCTCGGGGTCACCCGCGACATGCCCCTTGAGGCCGCCCGCCACTGCGCCGACCTCGTCTACGCCATGGGCGCACCCTTCCACGCGCGAAAGCGCCTCGCAGGAGTCCGCCTCGTGGCCACCGACCTGCCCTGGACGGCCGGCGAGGGCGCCGAGGCCGCTGGGCCCATCGCCTCGCTCCTGCTGCTCGTCTCCGGCCGCCGCGCGGCGCTGGCCGACCTCACCGGGCCCGGGGTCGCGGCCCTCACCTGA
- a CDS encoding helix-turn-helix domain-containing protein — translation MTTEKNLEVPSLHRLFVKEMRVRREAAGLSRNRLAEALGCSPQWLAKVETYAKAPSVGLADDLDAFFTTGGTFRRTWDELDDERKRGLVPSGFRPLIEIEKTATGILAFEPMLMTGLMQTEDLARLLHLHGEGPEKVEEFVRIRMERQRLFDKPDAPWFFLLMREAALRDLPGHLRQKQCQQLLRRLEHPKISIQIIPAEELSFIGAGFMVLSFAEAEDLAYVEAAKGLGRIVEDAEAVKRLGVTFNLLRSSALSVRESERMIRAFAEAE, via the coding sequence GTGACGACCGAGAAAAATCTTGAGGTTCCGTCGCTCCATCGCTTGTTCGTCAAGGAGATGCGGGTTCGCAGGGAGGCCGCCGGGCTCTCCCGGAACAGGCTCGCCGAAGCACTCGGCTGCTCACCGCAGTGGCTCGCCAAGGTCGAGACCTACGCGAAAGCCCCCTCCGTCGGCCTGGCCGACGACCTCGATGCTTTCTTCACCACTGGCGGCACCTTCCGCCGGACCTGGGACGAACTGGACGATGAACGCAAGCGTGGTCTGGTCCCCAGCGGCTTCCGCCCGCTCATCGAGATCGAGAAGACGGCGACGGGAATCCTCGCCTTCGAGCCCATGCTCATGACCGGCCTGATGCAGACCGAGGATTTGGCGCGCCTCCTCCACCTGCACGGTGAAGGCCCCGAGAAGGTGGAGGAATTCGTCAGGATCCGCATGGAGCGTCAGCGCCTCTTCGACAAGCCTGATGCCCCGTGGTTCTTTCTCCTTATGCGTGAGGCAGCCCTCCGCGACCTTCCGGGGCACCTCCGCCAGAAGCAGTGCCAGCAGCTGTTGAGGCGGCTGGAGCACCCCAAGATCTCCATCCAGATCATTCCCGCTGAGGAGCTCTCCTTCATCGGAGCGGGGTTCATGGTGCTTTCGTTCGCCGAGGCCGAGGACCTGGCCTACGTGGAAGCCGCCAAAGGTCTCGGCCGAATAGTGGAAGATGCCGAGGCGGTGAAACGGCTCGGAGTAACCTTCAACCTGCTCAGAAGCTCGGCCCTGTCCGTGCGTGAATCTGAGCGCATGATCCGAGCATTCGCGGAGGCGGAGTGA